The following are from one region of the Simiduia agarivorans SA1 = DSM 21679 genome:
- the gatC gene encoding Asp-tRNA(Asn)/Glu-tRNA(Gln) amidotransferase subunit GatC, giving the protein MAVTRKDIEKLGELARLKISEETIDEVTSRLGDVLNLVDQLQAADTTGIAPMAHPLDAVQRLRADEVTETNQRDRYQAIAPATEDGLYLVPKVID; this is encoded by the coding sequence ATGGCAGTGACCCGAAAGGACATTGAAAAGCTGGGCGAACTGGCCCGGCTCAAGATCAGCGAAGAGACCATCGACGAAGTCACCTCTCGCCTGGGCGACGTACTTAATCTGGTGGACCAGCTGCAGGCGGCCGACACCACCGGCATTGCACCCATGGCGCACCCGCTGGATGCGGTCCAGCGCCTGCGCGCGGACGAGGTGACCGAGACCAATCAACGCGACCGCTACCAGGCCATAGCACCGGCCACTGAAGATGGCCTCTACCTCGTACCCAAAGTTATCGACTAG
- a CDS encoding rod shape-determining protein gives MFKRLRGVFSNDLSIDLGTANTLIFVRDRGIVLDEPSVVAIRQHNGSKIVEAVGVEAKRMLGRTPGNITAIRPLKDGVIADFQVTEKMLQHFIKKVHENSWFQPSPRVLICVPCLSTEVEKRAIRESALGAGAREVRLIEEPMAAAIGAGLRVEEATGSMVVDIGGGTTEIAIISLNGVVYSDSVRIGGDRFDEAIVNYVRRNYGSVIGDATAERIKQEIGCAFPGSEVREIDVRGRNLAEGVPRSFTLNSDEILEALQEPLAGIVQAVKSALEQSPPELASDIAESGIVLTGGGALLRDIDRLLSEETGLPVIVADDPLTCVARGGGKAMDLMDKRNIDLLSS, from the coding sequence ATGTTCAAACGCCTGCGCGGAGTCTTTTCCAACGACCTGTCCATTGACCTGGGCACGGCCAACACCCTCATATTTGTGCGCGATCGCGGCATAGTACTGGACGAGCCCTCGGTGGTGGCCATCCGACAACACAACGGATCGAAAATTGTGGAAGCCGTGGGGGTGGAAGCCAAGCGCATGCTGGGGCGCACGCCCGGTAACATCACCGCCATCCGCCCGCTGAAGGACGGTGTGATCGCCGACTTTCAGGTCACCGAGAAAATGCTCCAGCACTTCATTAAAAAGGTGCATGAAAATTCCTGGTTCCAGCCTTCACCGCGCGTGTTGATTTGTGTGCCGTGTTTGTCCACCGAAGTTGAAAAGCGTGCCATCCGCGAGTCGGCACTGGGTGCCGGTGCGCGCGAAGTGCGTTTGATTGAAGAGCCTATGGCGGCGGCTATCGGTGCTGGCCTTCGGGTAGAAGAAGCCACCGGCTCCATGGTGGTGGATATCGGCGGTGGTACCACCGAGATTGCCATTATCTCCCTGAACGGTGTGGTGTATTCCGATTCCGTGCGTATCGGCGGAGACCGCTTCGATGAGGCCATCGTTAACTACGTGCGCCGCAACTACGGGTCGGTCATAGGTGACGCCACCGCCGAGCGCATCAAGCAGGAGATCGGCTGTGCCTTCCCCGGCAGCGAAGTGCGCGAAATCGACGTGCGCGGCCGCAATCTGGCCGAAGGGGTGCCGCGTTCCTTTACCCTCAATTCCGATGAGATTCTTGAAGCCCTGCAGGAGCCCCTTGCCGGTATCGTGCAGGCCGTGAAAAGCGCGCTTGAGCAATCTCCGCCTGAACTGGCGTCTGATATTGCTGAAAGTGGCATTGTACTCACCGGTGGCGGCGCCTTGTTGCGCGATATCGACCGCCTGTTGTCGGAAGAAACCGGCCTGCCAGTGATTGTGGCCGATGACCCGCTCACCTGCGTGGCGCGCGGGGGCGGTAAAGCCATGGACCTGATGGACAAGCGCAACATCGACCTACTCTCCTCCTGA
- the mreD gene encoding rod shape-determining protein MreD, which produces MQPAKANNLWLPALMLVPALLLSVWPMGNFANYRPEWVLLLSAYWVLALPQRIGLGVLCCVGLLQDVIEGSLLGHHALPLVLIGYICLLSYQRLRNYAAWQQAGWLFVLVGVQQVIGNWVNSLSGHEYSGFGFLWPALTSALVWPLVLRSQQVLRRRFKIT; this is translated from the coding sequence GTGCAACCCGCCAAGGCGAATAATCTCTGGCTGCCGGCGCTGATGTTGGTGCCGGCCTTGTTGCTGTCCGTCTGGCCGATGGGTAATTTTGCCAACTACCGGCCCGAATGGGTGTTGTTATTGAGCGCCTATTGGGTACTGGCCCTGCCGCAGCGTATTGGCTTGGGTGTCCTGTGTTGTGTGGGGCTCCTGCAGGATGTAATAGAAGGTTCACTGCTCGGGCACCACGCCCTGCCACTGGTCCTCATCGGCTATATCTGTCTGCTGTCCTATCAACGGCTGCGCAATTATGCGGCCTGGCAGCAGGCGGGCTGGCTGTTCGTGTTGGTCGGTGTTCAGCAGGTGATCGGTAATTGGGTCAATTCGCTGTCGGGGCATGAATACTCGGGGTTTGGCTTCCTTTGGCCGGCGCTCACCAGCGCTCTGGTCTGGCCGCTGGTGCTCCGTTCCCAGCAGGTGTTACGCAGGCGCTTTAAAATCACCTGA
- the mreC gene encoding rod shape-determining protein MreC, which yields MFTKGPSPASKATLLILLLLALLLIDRYTEWLEPVKSELGELAVPFYWLTDLPARLNESAQDGLRSRDELQQENAALRGELLVLKRKLQQMASLAAENVRLRQLLNSADLIEDRVLVAELIGVSPDPQSHVVVVNKGVSDGVYVGQPLLDANGLMGQVVSVTPSSSRVMLITDPTHALPVQVNRNGVRAIAEGVGDLYKLKLRHVSGTVDIRAGDLLVSSGLGSRFPVGYPVAEVSSVTMQPGQPFADVIAVPRAQLNRSRHVLLVFDRETERATRQGE from the coding sequence CTGTTTACCAAAGGCCCTTCGCCGGCGTCGAAAGCGACCCTGCTGATTCTGCTGCTGTTGGCCTTGCTGCTGATTGATCGCTACACCGAATGGCTCGAGCCTGTGAAGTCAGAGCTGGGTGAGTTGGCGGTGCCTTTTTACTGGCTTACTGATCTGCCGGCGCGATTGAATGAAAGTGCCCAGGATGGACTGCGCTCGCGCGATGAACTGCAACAGGAAAACGCGGCGCTGCGGGGCGAGCTTCTGGTTCTCAAGCGGAAATTGCAGCAAATGGCCTCCTTGGCAGCGGAAAACGTCCGTCTGCGCCAACTGCTCAATTCCGCGGATCTGATCGAAGATCGGGTGTTGGTGGCCGAGTTGATCGGTGTGTCACCCGATCCGCAATCCCACGTTGTGGTGGTCAATAAAGGCGTGAGCGATGGTGTCTATGTGGGTCAGCCTCTGCTGGACGCCAACGGACTTATGGGGCAAGTCGTCTCTGTTACTCCCTCCTCGAGTCGGGTGATGCTGATTACAGACCCGACCCACGCCTTGCCGGTGCAGGTTAACCGCAATGGCGTGCGGGCGATTGCTGAAGGCGTGGGTGACTTATACAAGCTGAAATTGCGCCATGTATCCGGCACCGTTGATATCCGGGCCGGCGATCTGCTGGTATCGTCGGGCTTGGGCAGTCGCTTCCCCGTGGGCTATCCGGTGGCCGAGGTGTCCAGCGTGACCATGCAGCCCGGGCAGCCCTTTGCCGATGTAATCGCCGTGCCGCGCGCCCAACTCAACCGAAGCCGGCACGTGTTGTTGGTATTTGACCGGGAAACCGAACGTGCAACCCGCCAAGGCGAATAA
- the msrB gene encoding peptide-methionine (R)-S-oxide reductase MsrB — MMRLFTLLVGGCLMACAGDPPAQAMEVGQARELIAQQRDLTAIPRETWQQMLTPQQFDILWNAATERPHTGALLHNKAEGVYVTAGCRLPVFDSRHKYDSGSGWPSFWDSLYKENIVLKKDFSWGMRRVEILSACGEHLGHVFEDGPNPTGLRYCINSAALEFIPQPVVETSATEDPR; from the coding sequence ATGATGAGGCTGTTCACTTTATTGGTCGGGGGTTGCCTGATGGCGTGTGCCGGCGACCCGCCTGCGCAGGCAATGGAGGTCGGTCAGGCCCGCGAGCTCATTGCGCAACAGCGCGATCTGACAGCGATTCCCCGGGAAACCTGGCAACAAATGCTGACACCCCAGCAATTCGACATATTGTGGAATGCCGCCACCGAACGACCGCATACCGGCGCGCTGTTACACAACAAGGCTGAAGGTGTTTATGTGACTGCCGGTTGCCGACTGCCGGTGTTTGACTCACGCCACAAGTACGATTCCGGCAGTGGTTGGCCGAGTTTCTGGGACAGTCTCTATAAGGAAAATATCGTGCTGAAAAAAGATTTCAGTTGGGGCATGCGGCGGGTCGAAATCCTGTCTGCCTGTGGCGAGCACCTGGGGCATGTGTTTGAAGATGGCCCCAACCCCACTGGCTTGCGTTATTGCATTAATTCAGCCGCGCTGGAGTTTATTCCGCAGCCGGTGGTGGAAACTTCGGCAACCGAAGATCCCAGATAA
- a CDS encoding Maf family protein, whose amino-acid sequence MPPSLLLASQSPRRRELLDQIGVAYIQQATQVEEVWQAGESPSAYVQRLALAKARAGLKLTAELPVLGADTIVVSEGQIVEKPRDRAHAYAIWSRLSGKSHQVMSALALVDGSRALQSLSVTQVYFRELDESAMARYWASGEPADKAGGYGIQGLGAVWVERIEGSYSGVVGLPIEALVPLLESFQIPYWAGS is encoded by the coding sequence GTGCCCCCTTCTTTGTTATTGGCGTCACAGTCTCCGCGCAGGCGCGAATTACTTGATCAGATTGGTGTCGCTTACATTCAGCAGGCCACGCAGGTAGAGGAGGTCTGGCAGGCGGGTGAATCGCCCTCCGCCTATGTCCAGCGCCTCGCGTTGGCGAAGGCCCGTGCGGGGCTTAAGTTGACCGCTGAGCTTCCGGTACTGGGCGCCGATACGATCGTGGTGTCAGAGGGTCAGATTGTGGAGAAGCCCCGCGATCGCGCGCATGCCTACGCTATCTGGTCCAGGCTATCGGGTAAAAGCCACCAGGTCATGAGTGCCCTGGCGTTGGTGGATGGCTCGCGTGCATTGCAGTCATTATCCGTTACCCAGGTGTATTTCCGCGAGTTGGATGAAAGCGCTATGGCACGCTACTGGGCCAGTGGAGAGCCCGCCGACAAGGCCGGTGGCTATGGCATTCAGGGCCTGGGTGCAGTGTGGGTTGAACGCATAGAAGGCAGTTACTCGGGCGTTGTGGGTTTGCCCATCGAAGCGCTGGTGCCGCTACTTGAATCCTTTCAAATACCTTACTGGGCTGGATCATGA
- the rng gene encoding ribonuclease G: protein MSEELLINVAPTETRVALVENGVLQEVYIERPQRRGLVGNIYKGKVVRVLPGMQAAFVNIGLERAGFIHAADIAPLDENGMEARQAEVPDIRNLVHEGETLVVQVTKDPIGTKGARLTTHLSISSRYLVYMPKTEHIGISTRIEEDSERERLKSLVESAMAEHQGEGRGGFIVRTVAEVATEEEIRADVPFLFQMWENLSASFAKAAVPSILHEDLPLFLRTLRDLVKPNLEKIRVDSREVFAKMNEFAHQYSPEIAGLLEHYPGERPLFDLYGVEDELQRALETKVPLKSGGYLVIEQTEAMTTIDVNTGAFVGHRNLEETIFKTNLEAATMIARQLRLRNLGGIIILDFIDMKDSEHQRQVLRTLEKMMERDHAKTSITGVSELGLVEMTRKRTRESLGQVLCEPCPVCEGRGRLKSVETVCYEMFREILREARSYENESFLVLGAQAVIDRLLDEESANVADLEEFIGRPIKFQVETLYCQEQYDIILV, encoded by the coding sequence ATGAGTGAAGAATTACTGATCAATGTGGCGCCTACGGAAACCCGGGTCGCGCTGGTGGAAAACGGCGTGCTGCAGGAAGTGTACATCGAGCGGCCGCAGCGCCGTGGCTTGGTGGGCAATATCTATAAGGGCAAGGTGGTGCGCGTGCTGCCCGGCATGCAGGCGGCGTTCGTGAATATCGGGCTTGAGCGTGCCGGCTTTATTCATGCTGCAGACATCGCGCCGTTGGATGAAAATGGCATGGAAGCGCGGCAAGCCGAAGTGCCGGATATCCGCAATTTGGTGCATGAAGGGGAAACCCTGGTGGTACAGGTGACCAAGGACCCCATCGGTACCAAAGGCGCCCGACTGACAACCCACCTGTCCATTTCCTCGCGCTACCTGGTGTACATGCCAAAAACGGAACACATCGGTATTTCCACGCGCATTGAAGAAGACTCCGAGCGCGAGCGCCTGAAAAGTCTGGTGGAATCTGCCATGGCCGAACACCAGGGTGAAGGGCGCGGTGGATTTATTGTGCGCACGGTGGCCGAAGTGGCCACTGAGGAAGAGATCCGGGCCGATGTGCCGTTTTTGTTTCAGATGTGGGAAAACCTGTCGGCCAGTTTTGCTAAGGCAGCGGTCCCGAGTATCCTGCACGAAGACTTGCCATTGTTTTTGCGTACGTTGCGGGATCTGGTGAAACCCAATCTGGAAAAAATCCGGGTGGATTCGCGCGAAGTGTTTGCCAAAATGAACGAGTTCGCGCATCAATATTCGCCGGAAATTGCGGGTCTGCTGGAGCACTACCCGGGCGAGCGACCGCTGTTTGATTTGTACGGTGTAGAAGACGAATTACAACGCGCACTGGAAACCAAAGTGCCACTCAAATCCGGTGGTTATCTGGTAATCGAACAAACCGAAGCGATGACCACCATCGATGTGAATACCGGTGCTTTTGTGGGCCATCGCAATCTGGAAGAGACTATCTTCAAGACCAATCTTGAAGCCGCCACTATGATTGCCCGTCAGCTTCGCCTGCGCAATCTGGGCGGGATTATTATTCTTGATTTTATTGACATGAAAGACAGTGAGCACCAGCGCCAGGTGCTGCGCACACTGGAAAAAATGATGGAGCGCGATCACGCCAAGACCAGCATCACCGGCGTGTCAGAGCTGGGGCTGGTGGAAATGACCCGCAAGCGGACGCGGGAGTCGCTTGGTCAGGTATTGTGCGAACCTTGCCCTGTGTGTGAAGGGCGAGGGCGACTTAAGTCGGTGGAAACCGTCTGTTATGAGATGTTCCGCGAAATTCTGCGCGAGGCGCGGTCCTATGAAAACGAAAGTTTTCTGGTATTGGGTGCGCAAGCCGTGATTGATCGTCTGCTGGACGAAGAGTCTGCCAACGTGGCTGATCTGGAAGAGTTTATCGGGCGCCCGATAAAGTTTCAGGTTGAAACACTTTACTGCCAAGAGCAGTACGACATCATATTGGTGTGA
- a CDS encoding YhdP family protein: MKPLTRLLSLLFRSLWRVLAVALILSALVVQLGRMATPMVADYRQTLVDYVENSTGLNVTIDSLAASWDSLLPVLVIEGLSVSGKAGEPVLSVESALAEVDLLRSLLDQRLRFSDVEFLGLRSHFIQTDAGAYQLAGLQPKLIESAPQARQSIYSLDDLRGLFLVGRSVRLVDLQTQLTLASGHQIELVVNQILLEHSQNRHRLSADIQLDEQPEAIKLVLEGSGDPFNIDEFGSQGYVKIDRLPSEKIMALLAQQYWQGLPEGQWRKEGEVSVEAWVSLTPDRGLDWIGKVNLTGLPFELDGRQIPLRKMSADITGHAYFGGEWQVQLQQIDLAWGNQSHPLFALGMGAGANGEKYFQADRLLLSLWSRWLNRLSALPEKLQGLAEDLSPGGELKNLHAGWSQPDLSDVLLRANLHQASAGAWHGAPAVTGVDGYVQSTLRDGFVVLDSRDRFSMHYTSVYDNPMAYDTARGHVAWWIRPEQQAVYVNSGPIAFTGADGEATGFLYIDIPTQGRDMPLELLLQIGIRNSAAQYHKKYVPRVVSDNLRSWLDTAVQGGDVLAGGFLYHGFLKAEGRQPSVQLWLDIDNAALAFSPDWPALRNAKAELVLDGGHLQVNSDRALILDSQISQTRVVLEKTDNRDWLNIDSDLNGPLRDAGLLLADSALADMTGQVFSSWEFSGQYQGKLKLAIPMGELAQRRMGYEVNLQLAQASVSIPAIAMTAEQIAGELLVSDSRAVSIGAMQGSLWGEPFTLTAGLNGKKDTINLAIDTRASAGALLQWAGAPAIEQVSGSARFTVLVDIPWQRPEAQSILTVKSDLAGIALDLPAPLDKQADQSIGLHVSMPLAQDRLALDGAVGKYLNARLLWTRRPQGLTFDRGDVQFNGTARLPSQPMLSIGMQVQTLDLGPWRALLDQQLVQQRADVAPVQDGPVYPPIYLSLATENLMIDAQHSLGESSVEAIRSQDHWMINLRNERITGALTIPAGDAPLDLSLSNLRLPLWPEATTAAPAPDNQRELIWRQLTDLPAMKVAVGQLFYNEKNVGQFGFESETVGEQLRISSLTGNVFDLQFVADAQGLSPEITWDKASNLSRVSGRLAAGDLGNSMDSLGMTKLIESRNAEINLALSWLGTPMDAGIGQLDGNVQFAFNKGRFLRQDASASNALMRLMGILNFDTWIRRLQLDFSDVYASGMAYDQVTGDLVFAGGQVTMNQPVSVKTPSSKMQMAGSVDLVRNQLDTQLTVNLPVLDNLTFIAAVSAGLPVAAGVFVASRLFEKQFDQMTSVNYSVVGPLDSPEMKFIQISNPLGQSVKPGTQAGETRGVEPSAQARDERQTDEPATDRPL, encoded by the coding sequence TTGAAACCGTTAACCCGCCTGTTGTCTCTCCTGTTCCGCAGTTTGTGGCGTGTGCTGGCGGTTGCGTTGATCCTGAGTGCACTGGTGGTTCAGCTGGGCCGTATGGCGACCCCTATGGTGGCCGACTATCGGCAGACATTGGTCGATTACGTTGAAAATTCCACCGGCCTGAATGTGACAATCGACTCGCTGGCGGCGTCCTGGGACAGCCTGCTGCCGGTGTTGGTGATAGAGGGCCTGTCGGTTTCAGGTAAAGCCGGGGAACCGGTTCTGTCAGTCGAAAGCGCGCTGGCGGAAGTGGATTTGCTGCGCTCGTTGTTGGATCAACGCCTGCGTTTTTCCGATGTGGAATTTTTGGGGTTGCGCAGCCATTTCATTCAAACCGACGCAGGCGCTTATCAGCTCGCAGGCCTGCAACCTAAACTGATCGAGTCGGCACCCCAGGCCCGCCAAAGTATTTATTCTCTCGACGATTTACGCGGCTTGTTCCTGGTCGGGCGTAGCGTACGCCTGGTGGATTTGCAGACCCAGCTGACGCTGGCAAGCGGGCATCAGATAGAGCTGGTGGTAAACCAGATTTTGTTGGAGCACAGTCAGAATCGCCATCGTCTGAGTGCGGATATTCAGCTCGACGAGCAACCGGAGGCGATCAAACTGGTGCTCGAGGGCAGCGGTGATCCGTTCAATATTGACGAGTTTGGCTCCCAAGGCTATGTCAAAATTGACCGGCTGCCGTCTGAAAAAATCATGGCGCTGTTGGCCCAGCAATATTGGCAAGGTCTGCCCGAAGGGCAATGGCGGAAAGAAGGCGAAGTGTCGGTTGAAGCCTGGGTCAGTCTCACGCCGGACCGGGGGCTCGATTGGATCGGTAAAGTCAACTTAACCGGGCTGCCTTTCGAACTGGATGGCCGTCAGATTCCGCTCCGGAAAATGAGTGCCGATATTACCGGTCACGCCTATTTCGGCGGTGAATGGCAGGTCCAGCTGCAACAAATTGATCTGGCCTGGGGCAACCAGTCTCATCCGCTGTTTGCGTTGGGGATGGGTGCCGGTGCCAACGGCGAGAAGTACTTTCAGGCTGATCGCCTCTTATTATCGTTATGGAGTCGATGGCTGAACCGTTTATCGGCACTGCCGGAGAAGTTACAGGGGCTGGCTGAAGACCTGAGCCCCGGCGGCGAGCTGAAAAACCTACATGCAGGTTGGAGCCAGCCGGACCTGAGTGATGTTTTACTGCGAGCCAATTTACACCAGGCCAGTGCCGGTGCCTGGCACGGAGCGCCGGCGGTGACCGGGGTAGACGGTTACGTGCAGTCCACCTTGCGCGATGGTTTTGTGGTGTTGGATTCGCGGGACAGATTCAGCATGCATTACACCAGTGTTTACGACAATCCAATGGCGTACGACACGGCTCGAGGGCACGTGGCCTGGTGGATCCGGCCCGAACAGCAGGCGGTTTATGTCAACAGCGGACCCATCGCGTTTACCGGGGCCGACGGCGAAGCAACGGGCTTTCTGTATATCGATATTCCGACGCAGGGGCGGGACATGCCGCTGGAATTATTGCTGCAAATCGGTATTCGGAATTCTGCTGCCCAATACCACAAAAAATATGTACCCAGGGTTGTATCGGATAATCTCCGCAGCTGGTTGGATACCGCAGTGCAGGGCGGCGATGTACTGGCGGGCGGATTTTTATACCACGGCTTTTTGAAAGCAGAAGGGCGTCAACCCAGTGTGCAGCTTTGGTTGGATATAGACAATGCAGCGCTGGCTTTTTCACCCGACTGGCCTGCACTTCGCAACGCCAAGGCTGAATTGGTGTTGGATGGTGGGCACTTACAGGTTAATTCGGATCGGGCTCTGATACTGGATTCACAGATCAGCCAAACCCGCGTGGTACTGGAAAAAACGGATAATCGGGATTGGCTCAATATTGACAGCGATTTGAACGGTCCTTTGCGTGATGCCGGTCTGCTACTGGCCGATTCAGCATTGGCCGATATGACGGGCCAGGTGTTTTCAAGCTGGGAATTCAGCGGTCAGTATCAAGGCAAATTGAAGTTGGCGATTCCCATGGGGGAATTGGCACAACGTCGCATGGGTTACGAAGTGAATCTCCAGCTCGCACAGGCCAGTGTATCGATTCCCGCCATCGCCATGACCGCTGAGCAAATTGCCGGTGAACTCCTGGTCTCGGATTCCCGCGCGGTGTCCATCGGCGCAATGCAGGGCAGTCTTTGGGGGGAGCCCTTTACGCTGACGGCTGGTTTAAATGGCAAAAAAGATACCATTAATCTTGCCATTGATACCCGGGCGTCGGCAGGCGCGTTGTTGCAATGGGCCGGTGCGCCCGCCATTGAGCAGGTCTCCGGAAGCGCACGCTTTACGGTGTTGGTGGATATTCCCTGGCAGCGGCCCGAGGCCCAAAGCATACTTACGGTGAAGAGTGATCTGGCCGGAATTGCCCTGGATTTGCCAGCTCCGCTGGATAAACAGGCTGATCAGAGTATTGGCTTGCACGTGAGCATGCCGTTAGCGCAGGATCGGTTGGCACTGGATGGTGCAGTGGGTAAGTACCTTAACGCCAGGTTGTTGTGGACGCGTCGGCCGCAAGGGCTGACCTTTGATCGTGGCGATGTTCAGTTTAACGGCACTGCCCGACTGCCGAGTCAGCCGATGCTCAGCATCGGGATGCAGGTGCAGACTCTGGACTTAGGCCCCTGGCGCGCACTGTTGGACCAACAGCTGGTTCAGCAAAGGGCAGATGTTGCGCCGGTTCAGGATGGTCCTGTTTACCCGCCCATCTATCTCAGTCTTGCCACCGAAAACCTGATGATCGACGCGCAACACAGTTTGGGTGAGTCAAGCGTTGAGGCAATCCGGTCGCAGGATCATTGGATGATTAATTTGCGCAATGAGCGCATAACCGGAGCGCTAACGATTCCTGCCGGCGATGCCCCGCTCGATCTGTCATTGTCAAACCTGCGATTGCCACTGTGGCCTGAAGCCACCACCGCAGCGCCTGCGCCCGACAATCAGCGAGAGTTGATCTGGCGGCAACTGACGGACCTGCCGGCGATGAAAGTTGCTGTTGGCCAACTGTTTTATAACGAAAAAAATGTGGGCCAATTCGGATTCGAATCGGAAACGGTCGGCGAGCAGCTGAGAATATCCTCGTTGACCGGCAATGTGTTTGATTTGCAATTTGTGGCAGACGCGCAGGGCCTGAGTCCGGAAATCACCTGGGATAAGGCATCAAACCTCAGTCGTGTTTCGGGGCGGCTGGCGGCGGGTGATCTGGGCAACAGCATGGACAGCCTGGGTATGACCAAATTGATTGAAAGCCGCAATGCCGAGATAAATTTGGCGCTCTCCTGGTTGGGTACGCCCATGGACGCCGGCATTGGCCAGTTGGATGGCAACGTACAATTCGCTTTCAATAAAGGGCGCTTCTTGCGTCAGGATGCCAGCGCCAGCAATGCACTTATGCGCCTCATGGGCATCCTTAACTTCGATACCTGGATTCGCAGATTGCAATTGGATTTCTCCGATGTGTATGCCAGTGGCATGGCGTATGATCAGGTCACCGGGGATTTGGTCTTTGCCGGCGGCCAGGTCACCATGAATCAGCCTGTGAGTGTAAAGACACCGTCCAGCAAGATGCAGATGGCCGGGTCTGTGGATTTAGTGCGCAACCAGTTGGATACTCAACTCACGGTGAATCTGCCGGTGCTCGATAACCTGACGTTTATTGCCGCTGTTTCTGCGGGGTTGCCCGTGGCGGCTGGGGTATTTGTGGCCAGTCGCTTGTTTGAGAAACAGTTTGATCAGATGACCAGCGTGAATTATTCCGTCGTCGGGCCACTGGACTCACCAGAGATGAAATTCATACAAATTTCGAATCCCCTTGGTCAGTCGGTCAAACCCGGTACCCAGGCCGGTGAGACGCGTGGGGTAGAGCCCTCAGCTCAGGCGCGGGATGAGCGCCAGACGGATGAACCGGCAACCGACCGGCCCTTGTAA
- the gatA gene encoding Asp-tRNA(Asn)/Glu-tRNA(Gln) amidotransferase subunit GatA → MHNLTLAELSRGLKAREYSSTELTRHFLERIKRLDGQYNSYITLTEDIALQQAADADARLAQGDSSPLCGVPIAHKDIFCTDGVRTSCGSKMLDNFIAPYNATVVENYLAAGAVMLGKTNMDEFAMGSSNETSFYGPVKNPWDTGCVPGGSSGGSAAAVAARLAPAATATDTGGSIRQPAALCGLTGLKPTYGRVSRWGMIAFASSLDQAGPLARTAEDAAMMLQAMASFDAKDSTNVDHPIDDYCAGLGNSIAGLTLGVPKEYFGEGLNPGTQAAVEAAIKTLESQGAKIKEITLPHSHLAVPAYYVIAPAECSANLSRFDGVRYGYRCDNPTDLADLYKRSRGEAFGEEVQRRILVGTYALSAGYYDAYYRKAQQVRRLIKQDFVDAFKDVDLIVGPTSPSPAFAFGAKGKDPIAMYLEDIYTIATNLAGLPGMSLPCGLVDNKPVGLQIIGNYFDEARMLNAAHQFQLATDFHTLAPAGIE, encoded by the coding sequence ATGCACAACCTGACTCTGGCTGAACTGTCCCGCGGCCTGAAAGCACGGGAATACAGCAGTACCGAATTGACCCGCCATTTTCTCGAGCGCATCAAGCGCCTGGATGGCCAGTACAACAGCTACATCACGCTGACCGAAGACATTGCCCTGCAGCAGGCGGCCGACGCCGACGCGCGCCTGGCCCAGGGCGACAGTTCGCCCCTGTGCGGCGTGCCCATTGCGCACAAGGATATTTTCTGTACCGACGGCGTGCGCACCAGCTGTGGTTCAAAAATGCTGGATAACTTTATCGCGCCCTACAACGCCACGGTGGTAGAAAACTATCTCGCGGCCGGTGCAGTCATGCTGGGTAAAACCAACATGGACGAATTCGCCATGGGTTCGTCCAATGAGACCAGCTTCTACGGCCCGGTAAAAAATCCCTGGGATACCGGCTGCGTGCCCGGCGGCTCCTCTGGCGGTTCTGCCGCCGCGGTTGCCGCGCGCCTGGCGCCCGCCGCCACCGCCACCGATACCGGCGGCTCCATCCGCCAGCCTGCCGCCCTGTGCGGCCTGACCGGACTCAAGCCCACCTATGGCCGCGTGTCGCGCTGGGGCATGATTGCCTTTGCCTCAAGCCTCGATCAGGCCGGCCCGCTGGCGCGCACTGCAGAAGATGCGGCCATGATGTTGCAGGCCATGGCCTCGTTCGATGCCAAAGACTCCACCAACGTGGATCACCCCATCGACGATTATTGTGCGGGGCTCGGCAACAGCATTGCAGGTCTGACCTTGGGCGTGCCCAAAGAATACTTCGGCGAAGGCCTCAACCCCGGCACCCAAGCCGCGGTGGAAGCCGCCATCAAAACCCTGGAATCCCAGGGCGCCAAAATAAAAGAAATCACCCTGCCCCACTCGCACCTGGCCGTACCGGCTTACTATGTGATTGCACCGGCGGAATGCTCAGCCAACCTGTCACGCTTTGACGGCGTGCGCTACGGCTACCGATGCGACAACCCCACCGACCTGGCCGACCTGTACAAGCGCTCGCGCGGAGAAGCCTTTGGCGAAGAAGTGCAGCGCCGGATTCTGGTGGGCACCTATGCGCTGTCGGCCGGTTACTACGATGCCTACTACCGCAAAGCCCAGCAGGTTCGCCGCCTGATCAAGCAGGATTTTGTGGACGCATTTAAAGACGTGGACCTGATCGTGGGCCCCACCTCGCCCTCGCCGGCGTTTGCGTTTGGCGCCAAGGGCAAGGACCCCATCGCCATGTACCTGGAAGATATCTACACCATCGCCACCAACCTGGCGGGTCTGCCCGGCATGTCGCTGCCCTGTGGTCTGGTGGATAACAAACCGGTAGGCCTGCAGATCATCGGTAACTATTTCGATGAAGCGCGCATGCTCAATGCCGCGCACCAGTTCCAGCTGGCCACCGACTTCCACACCTTGGCGCCCGCGGGCATCGAGTAA